GCTGTGGCGGTCGCGAGGGCAAGCAACAAAAAGGGGTATACGGAGGATCACAAGGGTTAGGGAAAATTgttggggttagggttatTTAAAAATAGCGCGTGGTTCCAATTGGGCTTGTGGGTTTCGtgtcctacaagtagtagtGATCTTTGGCcaaatgaaaaaaatgaagaCCAAAAAGATGGTGTTATTTCCGTCgatgttggagttgtgACAGATTTGAAAGTATcattctcttcctctcGACGAGGAAATTCTGTCTGTATCGGTAATTTGCGTCTTCAGTCATTTTCCGACCAGACAACAGCCATTAAAACATTTACGGTTCAGGATCATTGTGGAATTGAGCAAGTGGAGGATTTCTCATGAATTCCAAAAAGGCAAGATCGTGACACATTTTCCATGTGGGACGGGATGTATTAATGGTGCACACAGCCTGGGttataaataaaaaaaaataataaaaaaatcggggggaaaaaagggaaaacGGAAAATACTCTGGAAAGATATGGCAAGTCAATCAAATGAGAACCTCTTTCAAAAAACAATCATATCTGAACATATCACCACGCTGTTGAAAGACCAAAAACAATACAGAGTTTAATTTCTCATGCACCGAACtgaaacagaaaaaaaaatgaaaattgCACGGCACGTGGGAttggaaggaggagaggaagtagggtcacgtgacgtgaAGGAGAGCGGAGGGTTGCGTTTGTGCAGGGAGAAAATGTTGCAAAATACGGTTTCGATAACGTGCTCTTTTGTTGATGTAGGCAATGATTCTGAGAGACGGAAGAGACCACAGGAGACCCACTTTGATCTGCCTCCACCTGGTCGAGAAGCTCGTttggggtggtggggggagttggtgggggagggggaggtTGTTGGTGTGTTGAAGGGGTGGTTGATGGGATTGTTTCGGGTTGATTGGCCTGTGTTGATTAGCCAGTTTTGATTTCATTTGGTTTCATTTGGTTCTTGTTATTTTTCTGACAACCACTATCAATGACACCTTTGTTACGGCCCAATCAGACAGGCTTGCTATCCACTCGTTTCATTGACCTCCAACACGCTACTGTttacatgtacttgtacactccTGTACATCTCTCTGGGCTGTGCCGAGACACCAAATGATGGAATATGTTTGCGGTGGGATGAATAAAATGAAGAGTTAAACAGACGCACCAAGGTTGCTTTTGGCAGGCGCAGAATGGGACTGTCCGATCCAGTATCTCCACCAATACGCCCACTTGCCAAAAGTGGAGGCGGAGTGGGCTAAATGGCTCAAAGAAGGGTTAAAGGGAGTCAACGGGGgacagctggagaagtAGGGATGGTGTACGAGACTTCAGTGGTTGCTCCCCATCCAAATTCAGGTGTTTTGCGTCATCAGATGACGGTTCagttacaagtagtacgATCTCATGAGTTCTTTATTTGACGGCGTCTAGGACCGGAATTTATTATTGTAATGGATGATAAAAAATGTACCGTTGGATTCGGAATTCTCTACTGATTGCAATGATTCTATAAAATGGCCTAGTAATACGAGTATTGTGTATAtgtggtacagtatgaaGTTGGACTTGTTCAGATATCCGACCCTGACTAACCCTGATTATAGCAAGCAAGTGACAAACGAGCTTTTACCAGACCTAGAGTTGCGCTGGAAGACACGTTGAAGTCCAATGAGCATCTTTTCGAAGGTGATACGGTTTGATATTGAGAGAATACTTGTTCAGGTACAGTTCAATATAGACATGCCATTTATCCCGCAAATTGGGTCAAATCGAGGTTACTCGTGGCACTGAAACCGAGTCTTGAATTGGAGAGAGGAATAGGGGGTTGATTAGAGTGATTTATTTGTACTTGATCAACCCGCTTgtatcaaaaaaaaaatccaatCGTTCTTCTTTTTAGGAGTGATTTCATTCATCTAGGTCGACTTTTTATGTGGATGACGATACAACTGTGCCATGTTGAAAAAGACAAAGAAATCGAATCTAACGAGCATATAGAAGCTCGCTGCTTGTACAGgcaaagtacaagtactttgaTCAGAGCAGCTGATCTCATCCATATGTGGATCCATCTACATGTAGTAGGGCCGACAGACATGTCAGAGGTCGACTCATGATGCTCCCTAGCTTCAGTGTAAGACTAGATTTTTGATTTGTCATCTAATTCCTTCCAATGAGTCGTTGTCATCAAAATCACTCTAACATTGTCTCATTCTCCATACGGTCGTCATCACCAGATGGTCCATGCAGCTGGTGCGTCGATAATGCACTGATAAACCCAACCCGCAGAAAGGGGTCTAGTGATCTTACCGAGTCATGATACTCAACAAAAGCAGCCGTCATACCACCGGGAAGGTTGGAACACAGAGTGGCATGACAAAAGTACTCAAAAATAACTCAGACGTGCGTGAGAgtgagagaagatggaaaGCAGCTGAAGGAGTGACAGCTATTTATGTTTTGTTGTGGCTAAAACACATTTCGACGTCGACCCATCATGATTGTAGCACTCGATTACACAATAAAAAGAAATCCCGACCCTGTTTCTGGTATGCAGAGGGACGTAGAGTGCACTGACGGTGATACCGACGGGAAACTGTGCCTGAGAGCGCCGAGAAGGGCAACGAAAAAAGCTCTTGTGCGAGGAGACTATCGCGGAGGTCAATGTGCGGTACGAGTGGGGGCCGAGACTCACGAGAAGAAATAAACCTGCTCCCTCAAGAGCAACAGAGACACCAAGATATCACGTTTGAACTCCCGTGGTAGATAGCCTTGTCGATTTTGTCTCCATCACATCTGCAACCAGCTCTTCAATGTCTTCCCAATTTCGCCCTTCTGCACCTTTGTGGATCCATTCCTGGAGTAATTGTCCTGTATATACCATGGAATAGTTGTCCAGATCCTGGGAAAGATTTACGTGACGATTCTGTAAAAGGTCCTTATGACAAACACTCGGCGACTTCGACTTAGACACCTTTACCGAGTATCCGACATTATTGAGGGAGAACCTGAAGTGCCAGTAGATTTATGGACCAGCAGATGATGGTTCAGAACTGAAGACACTGGCTACTAGCTACCCATTCATTTCATTCGTGCGAACCGCGTCTTAGTCAAAAAAACACAGGGCTCCTGTTGTATCATCGAGCGCCGGCTTGACACATGTTCGAGAGCTACTTTCTTCTGACCGCTCCGCCAGAGTGAGATCTTTTCGCAGCGTCTAAAAGGAAGTCCTGGAGCTCTTCTGAGACAATGAGAGCCCTAGGAGCTGTACCAATCACATTTTATGACAGTATACTCCGATCGAAAGTTGATTTTTGAGCCTCTAACATGCCAGTGACAATCCTCCCCGTACTACTCCTTTGACAATAGAACGACTATCCCGATTTTTGCGACTTTTGTCATTCCTCCCGCTCGGATGATGAAGCATGAGCCGAAGTAAAAGTACCCAATCTGATCAAACTGGTACTTTTTCTGGTGTTGTGAGATAGTGATATTGTAGTCATAGTGATATTGAGGATATATATTCACGGTACAGGTTAGACAAACTGAAGGGAACAGACTGGCAAATTCGGGTCGACGTATCCTCTATACCATGTTACAGTCTATTGCCAGTGGCGACCTACAGCCCTGACCTGACGTACAGCCGGACGTACAGCCGGACGTACCGCGACTCGCTCCATCTCTTTATTCATTCGTTAATTACATTTTGCGGAATCATTATGATTCAGGTACCAATGGATACCGTTAGCTTTTGGGCCTCGTTTTCTACCATGAGAAGGACTCCTCAAAGTAGTCCACTCGCTCGGACTTGGACTCAATGTTGGCGCAAAGAGCCTGTCGGACGTCATCGTTCATGGCGGGAGGGCCACAGACTACAATGGCGGTAGAGCCGGGGCTCTCCTTGAGGTACTCGGgcagcagctcggccaTGTGGGGCCGGAAGTGCTGGATGTTGAGGTTATCtctgttggaggaggtgatggagagtTTTTCGGGAGACTTGGACTCGAGTTCGCAGGCCTCCTCGGCGAGCTCTTCAGCCAGAccttccttcttgtcgatcttggtgatgtagaGGTTCACCCGGACTCGGGGGTCGGCCAGCAGGTACTCGAGCTCGTCTCCAAACCACTCGAGACACGAGTCGCCTCGCACGACCCAGGTGAAGATGATGCTCTTAGAAACGGAGTTGGCAACCACCTTCTGGGCGTACGAGTAGGTGGCGGTGATTCCGATACCGCCGGCAATGTAGATGGAAGAGTCGTACTTGCCAACGGGGTGCTTGGCGCCATAGGGACCCTCGATCAGCATTTTCATGGGCCGGGCTCCACCGGCAGAAACGAGCCGGGTGACAATATCAAAGGTGATTCcatccttggccttgagaagAATGGTCATATTGCCGTTCTTGCACGCCTCAGGCGACTGGTAAATGGTGAAGGGATGAGACTCCCAGAACTTGTTGCCCGACAGGAAGTAGATGTAGACGTGGGCTCCGGGGTAGATTGACCAGAGTCTCGAACAGGGGATTTCAGCCTTGACAATGAGCTGTTCTCGGTCGACGAGAGTAAAGTCGCCAGTGACAATGCCTCCGCAGTAGGCAATTCGACACACTCGGATGATTCGGTCAAAGCCCCACACGGCAATGGTGGCCCAGACCCACTGCATCCAGCCAATGGTCCAGCAGTGGTACCAAAGACCGACGACAAAGAGAATACCGAAGACAATGTGCAACACCAGGAAGATCTCGTACCATCGGGATCGGAACACGTGCATGGCCTGCAACAACATGAGAGAGCCGGCAATGGTGGCCACTGTTCCCAGCACCCAGTAGAGCTCGGCAGCGTCTCGTGCCAGCGAATGACGACACATCCAGGTCCAGATACACGAGTGGATGATGGCGTAGATCATCATGACTCGAGAAGTCCATCGATGGTAGACGTTGAAGGTGTCGAAGGACCAGCCGGTGAGCCACATGAGCAGGTTGTTTCTTCCAGCAAACAGAAATACGATAGGGGCCTGGGTAAAGGACATGATTCCTGTTCTGTCGGCAACAAACGCCTCCAGCTGAGCTCCCCACGGACCGGCCTCCTCGTAGTCGTCATCGAAAGGGTAGGAGGGGAAACAGAGCACGAAGGCCATGATCAAGTACCCCAGAACAACCAGCGACTGGATTCGAGTGGGAGAAGCCATCTTGAGAGGATCCCAGCCCATTGGCTGAGAGTGCTTGTAACCAAACAGAGCCGGCAGAGACACGTACTTTCGGAACTTGTTGAAGCCGACCTTCTTGTACACACTGAATAGAGCGTGCTGAGAGAAGTTGATGATTGTTCCAATAACGAACACCAGGGCCCAGTAGGCCAGCAGAGCCACTCCGTAGTACGACGCGTAATCTAGGGCAACGTAGTGAGGTTTGAcctcctcgtactcctcctcccaaTGTTCTCGGTCAAACGGGACGGGAAGATAGAGGATTTCGGTGGGATCTTCGGGTTCAACGGCAATTTTAGTGGCGTTAGCAAGCCACTCATCGGTCATCTCCAGAGTCAGGTAGTTAGGACAGCCCTGGATGATCTGTTTTCGCACCTGGGTATGGTAGTGTTCAGGCTCAATGGCCCCCTGATAACAGAGCAGTTTACTCTGGATGAAGGGCATGACCTTGCAGTACTCCTCGAGAATCTGCTTTCTGGACTTGACAGTGCTACTGTCAAACTTGGGGAAGTTGAACTTGTAGTGACCTCCAATCAGATGGTCACAGCCCAGCGCAGCCCAGTAGggcttgttgttgagcgAGTCCTGGCGTCGGTAGGTCTTTGCTGACGCAGACGAGGCACTTAGAAAAGTGACCAGCACCGTGGAGACTTTCATGGTAGGCGATTGAGCAGATGAGGTTCGCCGTAGATCATCTTATCCATCGTCTTTATATCTGTTTGCATGGACTGATGCCAAGAAGGGAAAACCGGGCGAGACCGCTTGAAATTTCACCTCTGCCAAGAAAAGGGCCTCCGATATGACTTCCGTCAAGCGCAATGTGGACAAAGACCCTGGCCGGTGCCAATCATGGAATCGCTCCGAGATGCAGATGTATGCAAGCTCCTAATCAGATCCAGTCGGACATTTCACATAGAAAACGAACAAAGAAGATGAAAGGAAAACAGAGGATATGAATAGAATCCTCTGATCGAGATCTTTCCATCGGTACCAATAACTAAGTCGAAAAGTGGCCAGCTCGAAAGATGATCCGACTTGGTCTTGAACTCAAAACTTACCAACatttgaaaaaaattatataaaaaaatactgATTGACAGATTAACACCTCCTTAGATTGGCGATTAGTGCAATGATGGAAGAGCTTGGCACACTAATGGCTTGATTACACGATACAGTGACTTTCCTTACCCAGCAACTTTTCAACCGTTGTCTTTGTTCAGATCAGACACGGTCCACTACTGCGCACCGAGCAGGTAATTAACAACAGTATATATCCACCAACCGGcacgccaagaagctcagaTGTCGCACCAAACCCGCCCAGTCTGGTTACAACTTCCCTGGTAGGTGCTGGTTTGAGTTGATTGGACGGGGGTCATCTGTGCATGTGCCGAGGCAGGTAGTGTAGGTAGTGTAGTGTCTTGTAGATCTCTATTCCATCTGATAAGCTGAAGAAGTTGTATGAGCTGGatttcaagtacagtagagaTGGAGTCAGATGGAATAACCAGCACAATGAGTTCGATTCAATGCTCTCAC
This genomic interval from Yarrowia lipolytica chromosome 1E, complete sequence contains the following:
- a CDS encoding uncharacterized protein (Compare to YALI0E08096g, weakly similar to uniprot|P53746 Saccharomyces cerevisiae YNR060w FRE4 Ferric reductase transmembrane component 4 [Precursor]) gives rise to the protein MKVSTVLVTFLSASSASAKTYRRQDSLNNKPYWAALGCDHLIGGHYKFNFPKFDSSTVKSRKQILEEYCKVMPFIQSKLLCYQGAIEPEHYHTQVRKQIIQGCPNYLTLEMTDEWLANATKIAVEPEDPTEILYLPVPFDREHWEEEYEEVKPHYVALDYASYYGVALLAYWALVFVIGTIINFSQHALFSVYKKVGFNKFRKYVSLPALFGYKHSQPMGWDPLKMASPTRIQSLVVLGYLIMAFVLCFPSYPFDDDYEEAGPWGAQLEAFVADRTGIMSFTQAPIVFLFAGRNNLLMWLTGWSFDTFNVYHRWTSRVMMIYAIIHSCIWTWMCRHSLARDAAELYWVLGTVATIAGSLMLLQAMHVFRSRWYEIFLVLHIVFGILFVVGLWYHCWTIGWMQWVWATIAVWGFDRIIRVCRIAYCGGIVTGDFTLVDREQLIVKAEIPCSRLWSIYPGAHVYIYFLSGNKFWESHPFTIYQSPEACKNGNMTILLKAKDGITFDIVTRLVSAGGARPMKMLIEGPYGAKHPVGKYDSSIYIAGGIGITATYSYAQKVVANSVSKSIIFTWVVRGDSCLEWFGDELEYLLADPRVRVNLYITKIDKKEGLAEELAEEACELESKSPEKLSITSSNRDNLNIQHFRPHMAELLPEYLKESPGSTAIVVCGPPAMNDDVRQALCANIESKSERVDYFEESFSW